The DNA window GTGAAGGTGCGGTGCTCCCCGGTGATCGGGTCGGTGAAGCTCAGCGTCTTGGCCAGCAGCTGCAGCGGTGCATCGAAGTCATCAGGGGCGTCGTCGAGCAGCTCGGGGTAGAAGCGGTCGTACAGGATGCCGAGGCCCAGCAGTGCCATGTGGATCCGCAGCTGGTGGGTCTTGCCGGTGTGCGGGGTCAGCCGGAAGTGCCCGACGTCGAGGACTCCGGTGTCCGGCCCGCGGGGCGCCGGACCGGTGGCCAGCAGCTCCACAGCGGAGGAGGAGTTGGCTCCGGGGACGGGCGTGGTCCGGCGTCGGCCCTTCTTGGGCGCGCGGCGGTCCTGGGGTCGCCGTCCAGAGTCGGCGACGTCGTAGGCGACCCTCTCGGAGACGACCACGCCTTTGGTCTTGTGGATGCGGCTGCGCACGCTCAGCGGGAAGCGCGCGGCCAGAGCCTGCGGATCCGTGCCGCGTGGCAGGGCGCTGACGCACTCGTAGGTCTTGGAGACGGCTCGGTTCTCGAAGAGCAGTTGGTAGGCCCCGCGCGTGCTGGGCTCCTTGGAGAGCAGCACGACGCCGGCGGTGCCCCGGTCCAGGCGATGGA is part of the Nesterenkonia lacusekhoensis genome and encodes:
- a CDS encoding pseudouridine synthase; the protein is MSQRSPLPVRNGVNATRLRLPLSGPWETIHDYVLEKFGHIDHGGITERFQQGEVVDAEGSPLSTHTPLGAAEFLWYYRSAGVETPLPVTEEILFEDEHLIAVDKPHFLPTTPAGRYVQESLLVRLRNRLDQPDLIPIHRLDRGTAGVVLLSKEPSTRGAYQLLFENRAVSKTYECVSALPRGTDPQALAARFPLSVRSRIHKTKGVVVSERVAYDVADSGRRPQDRRAPKKGRRRTTPVPGANSSSAVELLATGPAPRGPDTGVLDVGHFRLTPHTGKTHQLRIHMALLGLGILYDRFYPELLDDAPDDFDAPLQLLAKTLSFTDPITGEHRTFTSRRRLQEAPDA